The stretch of DNA TCGAAGCCGACAACGTAATTGCAGGCCTGCGCATCACCGGCAGTGCTGAACAACCGAGGGTCGACGTGTTCGCCGAACCGGCGATGAGCCAAGAGCAGGCGCTGTCGTATCTGGTGTTGGGTCGGCCGCTCGGCGCCGATACCGGTGACAACAACATGTTGGCGCAGGCTGCCCTGGGGCTCGGGCTCGCCAGCAGTTCGTCGGTTACCGGCAACGTTGCGCAGCGCCTGGGTATTCAGGATTTTCAGCTCGACACCGAGGGCCGTGGTACCGAAACCAGCGTCGTCGCCAGCGGACGGCTGACTGACCGCCTGACGCTTCGCTACGGCGTTGGGGTGTTCGAGTCGGCTAACACCGTCGCGCTGCGTTATCAGCTTACCAAACGAATTTTCCTCGAAGCGGCGAGCGGGCTCGCCAGTTCGCTGGACATTTTCTACCGACGAAATTTCTAAGCTGACCGCTCTGCTGAGTTCTCCTTAAACAATTTCTTCAAAGCGCTGGCGCAGATACAACGCTGGGCTACGCTGATGGCCTTACGTAACCGGCAATCGAGGCACAACCAACAGTGGCTGGCGAGTCATTTTCGGGGCGCACAGACGTCATGCAAACCGGGTCGCGCCAACGGCTTTCGGTGGTGGTAGGATCGCCCGGTCGCTCCTTGCGCGGCGGCTGACGCAAGGCTCTAGCATGAGTTTTGCAAGTGGTCGGTGGTGCCCAGCACATTGAAGTCGGGGGTCACGAACCGAGTCGTTCCGGTGTGGTGAAACAGGCGGTGCTGACACGCTGCGTTTACACCACCCGGCACGGGCTGCTAGGGCAAGGATGTCTAACATAATTAATAAGGGTGCCTTGAATGGAATTCCTGCAAAACCTAGTCAATAGCGTCAACGGTCTCGTTTGGGGACCGCCCATGCTGGTGCTGATTCTCGGCACTGGCCTGTTCCTGATGGTGATGCTCAAGTTCATGCCGCTTTTGCGCATAGGCACCGGTTTCGCACTGATTTGGCGCGGACGTGCAAAAGGCGACGAAGCAACGGGCGAAATTAGCCCGTTCCAAGCGCTGATGACCTGTCTGGCTGCGACGGTCGGTACGGGCAACATCGCGGGTGTGGCCACAGCGATCTTTCTCGGTGGTCCGGGTGCGCTGTTCTGGATGTGGTGTACGGCTCTGGTGGGGATGGCCACGAAGTACTGTGAAGTCGTCCTGGCAGTGCACTACCGCGAAAAGGATGACCGTGGCGAACACGTCGGCGGGCCGATGTACGCGATCAAGAACGGTCTGAGCAAACGCTGGATATGGCTCGGCGGCGCGTTTGCCATTTTCGGCGGTCTGGCTGGATTCGGCATCGGTAACATGGTCCAAGTGAACAGCATGGCGCTTGCGCTTGAGACCACCTTTTCCGTACCGCTATGGCTGACCGGCCTGGTCACCATGTTCTTCGTTGGCTTGGTGGTGCTTGGCGGTATCAAGCGAATCGGCGCAGTGGCCGCGGCACTCGTGCCCTTTATGTGCGTGGCCTACATCATTGCTGGCGTCACGGTATTGGTGGTGCATGCCGAGCAGATTCCTGCCGCGTTTGATCTGATCTTCACCCACGCCTTTACGCCCATTGCTGCCACCGGCGGCTTTGCTGGTGCGGCGGTGATGGCTGCGATTCGCTTCGGCGTTGCGCGCGGGATCTTCTCCAACGAGGCGGGTTTGGGCACGGCTGGTATCGCTCAGGCAGCCGGCACCACCCAGAGCTCGGTTCGCTCGGGCATGATCGGCATGATGGGTACCTTCATCGATACCATCATCATCTGTTCCATCACTGGCCTGGCAATCATCTGCTCTGGCGTCTGGACGGGCGGCGAAAGTGGTGCCGCGTTGTCTGCTGCGGCTTTTGAATCAGCGATGCCCGGTTTCGGTGGCGCACTGCTGACGATTGCTCTGGTGGTATTCGCATTCACCACCATTCTGGGCTGGAGCTATTTCGGCGAGAAATGCTGGGAATTCATGGTTGGCACCCGGGCAATATGGCCGTTCCGTGTCATCTGGGTTCTGGCGGTTCCCTTCGGCGCGATCGCTCAACTGGATTTCGCCTGGCTGCTGGCCGATACCCTGAACGGCTTGATGGCTATTCCTAACCTGATTTCGCTGATTCTGCTAAGCCCAGTGGTCGTGAAATTGACCAAGGAATATTTCGCCCGCACCCAGACCGCATAATCCATCAGGGCCGCGATTCTCGCGGCCCATGACCCTTAAAGGAGTCCGCATGACTGAGGTAACCCTCAAAGGCAACCCGATCCAGGTCGCTGGTGATTTCCCGCAATCCGGTCAGAAGGCCAAGCCCTTTAGTCTGGTTGGCGGTGATCTGGCCGATGTCACGCTGAGCAGCTTCGCTGGCAAGCGCAAGGTGCTGAACATCTTCCCGAGCATCGATACACCCACGTGCGCGACGTCGGTGCGCAAGTTCAACGCACAGGCCAACGAGCTGGCCAACACAGTGGTGTTGTGTATCTCCGCTGATCTTCCTTTCGCACAAAAGCGTTTCTGCGGCGCCGAGGGGCTGGAGAACGTGATCAACCTGTCAACCATGCGTGGCCGTGAGTTTCTTGACGACTACGGGGTACTGATCGCTACGGGCCCGCTCGCCGGCGTATCGGCTCGCGCGGTGGTGGTGCTGGACGAACAGGACCAGGTTCTACATAGCGAACTGGTTGCCGAAATCGGCACCGAGCCAAACTACGACGCGGCTATCGCCGCGCTCAAGTAGGTCAAGCTCTGTAATAGGGAAGCGGTGCAATGCCGCTTCCTTTGGCACCATAAACCGGCGACAGAAATCCTTCCCGTCTCCCGGTCCGTTTGTATTTATTCAATTGGCTCAATGGCTCCAGTACGGCTTAGCTACGGGATATCTCGCGTACTGTGACCGCCGTTGGATAAAGGTGGCGTTAGGCCAGATTTATTGGTTTGGCTACAAAATCTTTTCCTGTCGCTGCGGTCAGAGCACTTGTTACCCATTGAATGGATTCGCTTATGTCTACCTCACATACCAAGAAGAAGATCGGTGTATCCGGCACAGGGATGATTGCTCGTTGCTTCATCAGGCTGATCCGCCAGCACTATCAGGACATGGAAATCTCACGTGTCCTGACCCGTCGCCCTCTGAGTTCACTTAATGACTTTCCATTAAGCGACCGGCTCACCAACTCCATCGACCAGCTTATCGACGATGCGGACTTGATCGTCGAGTGCAGTGGTGATGTTTTTCATGGTACCGAGGTCATTGAGCGTGCGTTCGAGGCCGGGCTTCCTGTCGTGACCGTCAATGCCGAGCTGCAAGTCACGACGGGTTCCTATCTGGCTGGCAAAGGATTCATCACTGAAGCGGAAGGCGATCAGCCAGGCTCACTGGCCGCGCTGCATGAAGAAGCCATGATGATGGGCTTCAAGCCGTTGGTATACGGCAATATGAAGGGCTATCTGAACCACGACCCCTCGCTGGAAGACATGACGTACTGGGCAAAACGCCAAGGCATCAGCGTGGATCAGACCACCTCGTTTACAGACGGCACCAAAGTGCAGATCGAGCAGGTGATCGTCGGCAACGGCCTGGGTGCAAGCATTACCAAGCAGGGGCTGGAGGGCCTGGCCTCGACCAATCTCACCGAAACCGGGAATCTGTTGGGACTGATGGCGGATCGCCTCGGCCACCCCTTCGTCGATTATGTAATTCCGTCCGGCTACCCCGCCGGCGGGGTGTTCCTGGTCTGCCGACATGACGACAATCAGCGAGAGGCCATCGAATATTTCAAGCTTGGTCCAGGGCCTTATTACACCCTGGTACGGCCGTTCCATCTGTGCTCACTCGAGGTGGGTAAGACCGTGCGCCGCGTACTCAATGGCGGCGGCGTGTTGCTGAACAATTCGACTGCGCCGACCCTGGGGGTCGCTGCGATCGCCAAGCGGGCCATGCGGCCGGGTGAGCTGATCGAGCGCGGCATTGGCGGCTTCCAATTCCGCGGTGAGGCGGTAAAACTCAGCGACAACCCCGATCATGTGCCTATCGGACTGTTGCGCAAGACCGCCCTTAAGCGCGCCGTCGAACCGGGACAGATGATCACGTTTGATGATGTGGACCTTTTGCCGAGCCGGGCACTGGATATCGTCATGCAACAGCGTGCCGAGCGTAAGGCAACGGTGGTGCATACGCCGCCCGTCAGCATGGTGCCTGTCGGGATGGCCGCTGTCGGCGGCTGATCTCCATAGAGGATGACGACTGCTTGTTTGACCAGCCCGTCTGAAAAGAAGCCCCGCCGCAAAGCGGGGCTTTTTTGTGACCCGTATAGTTTGACCGTGTCGTGTCGGCCATACCGCCGGCTATCAGGCCTTCTTCATTGACCAGTAGGCCGGCTTGAACAGGTCGCGTTCACCCAACAGCACGACCCCGGCAACGAACGCGCATAACACCAGCGCGATATACAGACACAACTGAAGCAGCCCATGAGGGGCGGGCACCCAATGAAGCGCAATGGCGATCGCTGCTCCGGTGCCAACCCAGCGTACAAGCACGCGTGGCGCCAGACCTTCGGGTGATGAGCGATAGACGTACAAACCCATGAACAAGGCCTGCAAGGTCGCGCCACTGGAAAACGCAAACGCCAAACCCTCGGCACCGTACGGACCGTAGAGTAGCGCGTCGAGGCTGATCGTAAGCCCAGAGCTGACCAAGGTAATCACCAGAAACAACCGCGATTGATGTTGTGCGAGGAGGGCGCGACCCCAGAGCAGCGCCAATCCCATCGCCGGCAGGCCAAGTGCGTAGAGAATAACCAGCGAGGCCGTTGCATCGGTTTGCGGTGCGCCAAACTGGCCTCGCTCCAAAAGCACCGAGACCACGGTTTGTGGGAACGAACAGAGCACCACCGCGGCGGGCACGAGAAACAACAGGGTCGCCAGCAATCCCTTACGTATCACCGCGGCGTGGCTGTCGAAGTCATTGTCGTTCCAGCTCGAGACGAAGCGCGGAAAGAGCACCGAAAGCACCGACAACGCGTAAAGCGTGAGCGGGATCGTCACGATACGGAACGCAAACGAGAGCATCGTGATGCTGCCTTCATCCAGAAAGGAGGCGAACATGCGCTCGGCGAGGATACAGCCTTGCTGTGCGCCAGCGGCGACCAGGACCGGTGCGAAGGCCAGGCCGAAGCCGCCGCCGTGACCGGTCGTTTCGACCTTGGTGCCGCCGCGCAAGAAGCCGATGCGTCGGTGTTGCACCACAATCAACGCGAGCTGAGGCAGCAACATGCCGATGAATATCACCATGCCGGTAGGCTGAAATAGAAGGATGCCAATAATTGCGCCAGCGTTGAGTAGCACTGTCCGCGTGATCGGCAGAATGAACACATCGTTCATGTTGAGCAGCGCGCCTTGGCAATACAGCACCGCTTGAACGGCGATCAGTACCGCACCCACACAAAATACGAGCTGACCGGAAGCAACTTGTGCGTCGGTCCAGCCGGGCGCCAAGAGATTGAGGATCCAGTAGCTCGCCAGTATCGCGACGACGCTTACAGCTGCGCCCATGGCCATCACGCGCCAATAGAGCCAACGGCTGACGCTTTCGAACAGGGCTTCGGATTGGCTGCGTAACTTTTGCAAGTACGGGATCATGGCGTCGCGAAGCGCGAGGCCGAGAAAGTTCTCGAAAAACATCGGCAAGATCAGCGCGACAAAGATCAGATCTGCTTCCCAGCTCAGACCAAACGCCTTGGCGATGAACAGGTCGCGCAAAAAACCGAGAAGAAAGCTGGCGACAGTGAGCGCCAGGATGACCAGCGATGCATTCATTCCTTGATCCTGTGCAGGCCATTATCGGGCGGCCTGGTGAAAAGCGGCGTACCTGCCGGTTGCGAAGAGTCGTCAGCGGTCGTTCAGACTCGAATCGTCAGCGGGCCGGAGAACGATACATAGACTGGAACCCTCCGCCATGGTTCCAGCTCGGCGGATTGAGCGATTTGCAGGCCACGTTGGGTACGGACAAGCTCGGATACGTAAAAATGCCGTAAATCCCCTTTGCGAGCGGGTCGCGACTGCTTATGGTTCACCCTCATTTCTAGGCGAACCCAGTTCATGTCCGAGGCAAACTCTCTTTCTACCGGCTCCGTGCGGCGCTGGCTGGTTATTGGCGGCGTGATTGCTGCGATTGTGTTGCTGATCTGGTGGCTCTGGCCAACCGCGGCCGAGAAGCCACAACAGCCAGGCGGGCGCCCGGCTTTTGGCGCATTTGGTGGTCCGACACCGGTGCGGGTCGCCTCCGTTGAGCAGGGAAATTTCGAGGTCTATGCCAAAGCGCTCGGTACTGTTACGCCGTTGAATACGGTAAACGTCCGTAGCCGTGTGGCAGGTGAACTTGTTGACGTACGCTTCGAAGAAGGCCAGCGGGTCAAGGCTGGCGATCTGCTCGCGGTCATCGACCCGCGCCCTTATGAAGTAGCCCTTCAACAAGCCGAAGGTACGCTGCAGCAGAACCGGGCGCTGCTGCAGAATGCGCAAGTCGATTTGAAGCGATATCGGGGATTGTTCGCCGATGACAGCATTGCCAAGCAAACCCTCGATACCCAGCAGGCACTGGTGAACCAATACCAGGGGACCCTGGCAGCCAATCAGGCCGCGGTGAACGAAGCCAAGCTCAACCTCGAATTTACGCAGATCCGTGCGCCCATCGATGGCCGCGTCGGTCTCCGTCAGCTTGACCAGGGAAACCTTGTCGCTGCCAACGACACCACCCCGTTGGTCGTTATCACCCAGACCCAACCCATGGCGATCAGTTTTACATTGCCTGAAAGCGAATTGCCGCCAGTCATTGCGCGTTTCCGTCGCGGTGAGGAACTGTCCGCACAGGCCTGGGACCGTGGCGAGCGCATCCTCTTTGGCGAAGGCGTACTCGAAAGCGTCGATAACCTGATCGATACCACTACCGGTACGTTGAAGATGAAGGCTCGCTTCGACAACGAGGCGGAGCTGTTGATACCTAACCAGTTCGTCAATGTCCGGCTACGCGTCGAGACGCTCCAAGGCGCCATTCTGATTCCGTCTGCTGCGCTTCAATTCGGCTCACGCGGCAACTATGCCTACGTCGTGGGTGACGATTCGAAAGTCGAGCTACGGGTACTGGAAGTGGGGCCGAGCAACGGTGAGAAAACCGTCATCACCAAGGGCTTGAGCGTGGGCGAACGTATCGTGATGGAAGGCACTGATCGTTTGCGTGATGGAAGCGAAGTCGAGGTGGTCGATCGCCAGGCGCTCGCCGAAGAAGCGGCAGAGAATCCGAAAGTCGCTCCGCAGGCCGGCCGGGAGCGCCCCGCGCAATGAACATGTCGCGGCTGTTCATTCTTCGGCCAGTGGCAACCACCCTGACGATGATTGCGATATTGCTGGCAGGTCTCATCGCCTACCGCATGCTGCCGGTTTCCGCGCTGCCCCAGGTCGACTACCCGACCATTCGCGTGATGACGTTGTATCCGGGTGCTAGCCCCGAAGTGATGACCAGCGCGGTGACTGCGCCGCTGGAGCGACAGTTCGGCCAAATGCCGGGGCTGACCCAGATGTCTTCGACCAGCTCGGGCGGCGCTTCGGTCATCACCTTGCGTTTCTCGCTTGACGTCGAGCTGGACGTGGCGGAGCAGGAAGTTCAGGCCGCCATTAACGCGGGCAGTAACCTGCTGCCGAATGATCTGCCAGCACCGCCCGTCTACAACAAGGTCAACCCAGCCGACACGCCGGTGATGACGCTGGCGGTCACCTCGGAGAGCCTCGCGCTGCCGGAACTTCATGATCTGGTTGATACACGCATGGCGCAGAAGCTGGCGCAGATCAGTGGTGTTGGTATGGTCAGCATTGCCGGAGGACAACGCCCGGCCGTGCGTATTCGCGTCAACCCGGAAGCGCTGGCGTCGTACGGGCTCTCACTCGCTGACGTTCGCACGCTGGTGACCAGCTCGAACGTCAATCAACCGAAAGGCAATTTTGACGGCCCGACACGCGTGTCGATGCTCGATGCCAACGATCAGCTGAAAACCCCGGAAGAATATGCCGAGCTGATCCTTGCCTATGAAGACGGCGCGACGCTGCGTTTAAAAGATGTCGCCGACATCATCGATGGCGCCGAAAATGAACGGCTCGCCGCGTGGGCCAATGAAAGTCAGGCGGTGCTGCTGAACATTCAGCGTCAGCCCGGCGCCAATGTCATCGAGGTGGTCGAGCGCATTCAAGCGCTGCTCCCTGAAGTTACGGCCAGCATGCCGACCGGTCTCGATGTGGTGGTGCTGACCGACCGCACCCAGACCATCCGCGCGGCGATTACCGATGTTCAGCACGAATTGCTCATGGCCACCTTTCTGGTCGTGATGGTCACGTTCGTGTTTCTCAAGCGGTTGTCGGCGACGATCATCCCGTCCATCGCCGTGCCGTTGTCACTTATCGGCACCTTCGCCGTGATGCATCTCGCCGGCTTCTCGCTGAACAACCTGACCCTGATGGCATTGACCATTGCCACCGGGTTCGTGGTTGACGATGCCATCGTCATGCTCGAGAACATCGCCCGTCATGTGGAAGAGGGCGAGACGCCATTGCAGGCGGCGCTGAAAGGGGCCAAGCAGATCGGCTTCACGTTGATCTCGCTGACGTTGTCGCTGATCGCTGTGTTGATTCCACTGCTGTTCATGCAAGACGTAGTAGGGCGCCTGTTCCGTGAGTTCGCCATCACTCTAGCTGTCGCTATCCTCATTTCACTCGTGGTTTCGCTGACACTGACACCCATGATGTGCGCCAAGCTACTCAAGCCTGCCAGCGACGAGAAATCCAAGCCGGATTGGGTCGAGCGGCTGATTGGCGGCTATGCGCGCTGGCTGACCTGGGTGCTCGGACACCAGACCCTCACGCTGCTGGTTGCGGTGGCCACATTGGGATTGACGGTCGTGTTGTACCTCGCCGTGCCGAAGGGCTTCTTTCCGGTGCAGGACACTGGCGTAATCCAAGGCATCAGCGAAGCGCCTCAATCGATTTCGTTCCGCGCGATGAGTGAGCGACAGCAGTCATTGGCCCGCGTGATTCTTTCCGATCCTGCGGTCGCCAGCCTGTCGTCCTATATAGGCGTGGATGGCGACAACGTGACGCTGAACAGTGGTCGCATCCTGATCAACCTCAAGCCGCACGTCGAGCGCGACGTCACCGCAAGCCAGGTTATTGACCGCCTGCGGCCGGAGCTGGCGAAACTGCCGGGGATTGAGCTGTACATGCAGCCGGTGCAGGACCTGTCGATCGAGGATCGGGTCAGCCGTACGCAGTTCCAGTTCAGTCTCGAGTCACCGGATGGCGAGCTGCTCGATGAATGGACACCGCGCCTGGTTGCGGCCTTGCGCGAGCGTCCGGAACTGACCGACGTGGCCAGCGATCTGCAAAGCGACGGCCTGCAAATATTCCTGGATATCGACCGTGATGCCGCCGCTCGGCTAGGTATCGAGTTATCCGCGATCACCGACGCGTTGTATGACGCCTTCGGCCAGCGCCAGATTTCGACCATCTTTACCCAGGCCAGCCAGTACCGCGTTGTGATCGAGGCAGAGGCTGGCAACCGTCTCGGCCCGCAGGCCCTTGAGCAGCTGTTTGTTCAGAGCGAGGGCGGAACACCCGTACGGTTGTCGAGCCTGGCAACGCTCGAGCAGCGTAACGCTCCGCTATTGATCAACCATATCGGCCAGTTTCCGGCCGTCACGCTGTCATTCAACCTGGCCGATGGGGTGTCGCTGGGCGAAGCGGTTGAAATCATAGAAAGCATCGAAGCCGAAATCGGCTTGCCTGCTGGAATTCAAAGCCGATTCCAGGGCGCAGCCGAGGCATTCCGCGCATCGCTGTCCAGCACACTGCTGCTGATTCTGGCCGCGGTGGTGACCATGTACATCGTGCTGGGGGTGCTTTACGAGAGCTACATTCATCCGATCACGATTCTCTCGACACTGCCGTCAGCCGCGGTGGGGGCGCTGCTGGCACTATTGCTGACCGGAAATGACCTGGGGTTGATCGCCATCATTGGCATCATTTTGCTGATCGGCATCGTGAAGAAGAACGCGATCATGATGATCGACTTCGCGCTTGAAGCCGAACGTCATCAGGGCATGAGCCCGCGCGATGCAATCTACCGGGCGGCACTGCTGCGCTTCCGTCCGATTCTGATGACGACCTTGGCAGCGCTGTTCGGTGCCGTGCCGCTGATGCTTGCGTCCGGGTCCGGCGCCGAACTGCGTCAGCCGCTAGGGCTGGTGTTGGTCGGCGGACTGCTGCTGAGCCAGCTGCTAACACTTTTCACGACGCCCGTGATCTACCTGTTCTTCGACCGGCTGGGCAACCGTTTCGCGAGAAATCAAATGCCCGTACAGGACGCACGCACATGACGGCGGCAGGCGCGTCGGTGCAGCCAAGCGTCTTCATGACCGGCAATCCCTCATGAATCTGTCCGCACCCTTTATTGCGCGCCCTGTCGCGACCATGCTGCTGAGCCTGGCGATCCTGCTTTTGGGCGGGGTCAGCTTCGGGTTGCTGCCAGTGTCGCCGCTGCCGAACATGGATTTCCCGGTGATCACGGTGCAGGCCAGCCTGCCCGGGGCCAGCCCCGAAATCATGGCGTCGAGCGTTGCAACCCCTTTAGAACGCTCACTGGGCAGCATTGCTGGTGTCAGCCAGATGAGCAGTCGCAGCAGTCAGGGCCAGACGCGCATCATCATTCAGTTCGATCTGGATCGGGACATCAACGGCGCCGCCCGAGACGTACAGGCGGCAATCAATGCCTCGCGCAACCTGCTACCCAGCGGAATGCGCAGTATGCCGACCTACCGCAAGATCAACCCAGCGCAAGCACCGATCATGGTGCTGTCATTGACCTCGGACGTATTGGACAAGGGGCAGCTCTACGATATCGGCTCCACGATTCTGGCGCAGAAGCTGTCGCAGGTTCCTGGCGTCGGCGAAGTGCAGGTTGGCGGGAGCTCTTTACCCGCGGTGCGGGTCGAGTTGCAGCCACAACAGCTGGAGCAATACGGCGTGTCGCTCGACGAGGTTCGTCAGACGATCGCCTCGGCCAACGTGCGCCGCCCCAAGGGCATGGTTGAAGATGATGACCGTCACTGGCAGGTTCAGGCCAACGATCAACTGCATGAAGCAGCAGATTATCTGCCGCTGATCATTCGCTATCAGGACGGTGCAGCACTGCGCTTGAGCGATGTGGCCAACGTTCGCGATGCCGTCGAGGACCGGTACAACGACGGTTTCTTCAACAATGACCGTGCCGTGCTGCTGATCATCAACCGCCAGGCCGGCGCCAATATCATTGAAACCATCGAAGGCATTCGCAACGAGCTACCCGCGCTGCAAGCGATCGTGCCTGGCAGCGTCGAGATGGCCGTGGCGATGGATCGCTCACCCGTGATTCGCGCCACGCTGCATGAGGCTGAGCGAACCCTGCTGATTGCTGTAGTGCTCGTGATCATCCTGGTGTTTCTGTTCCTCGGCAAACTGCGGACCGCGCTGATCCCGGCGCTCGCCGTACCGGTGTCCCTGGTCGGCACCTTCGCCGTGATGTATCTGTTCGGCTTCTCGCTCAATGTGTTGTCGCTGATGGCGCTGATCCTGGCTGCAGGCCTGGTGGTCGACGACGCCATTGTGGTGCTGGAAAACATTGCGCGGCATATCGACGATGGCGTTCCCCCGATGAAGGCGGCCTATATCGGCACGCGCGAGGTGGGTTTCACGCTGCTGTCGATGAATCTCTCGCTCGTCGTGGTGTTCGTCTCGATTCTGTTCATGGGCGGTTTGGTCGAGCGGCTGTTCCGCGAGTTTTCCATCACCCTGGCGGCCGCCATTCTGGTTTCGCTGCTGGTCTCGCTGACGCTGACGCCCATGCTTTGCGCGCGTTGGCTGAAGCCCCATCAGCCCGAACACGACGGTCGCCTGCATGCGTGGAGTCACAAGGCACACCAATGGCTGTTGCGCCATTACGACCGCTCGTTGGGATGGGCGCTGCGTCATCATCGCATCACGCTATTC from Pseudomonas sp. DNDY-54 encodes:
- a CDS encoding efflux RND transporter permease subunit, whose product is MNLSAPFIARPVATMLLSLAILLLGGVSFGLLPVSPLPNMDFPVITVQASLPGASPEIMASSVATPLERSLGSIAGVSQMSSRSSQGQTRIIIQFDLDRDINGAARDVQAAINASRNLLPSGMRSMPTYRKINPAQAPIMVLSLTSDVLDKGQLYDIGSTILAQKLSQVPGVGEVQVGGSSLPAVRVELQPQQLEQYGVSLDEVRQTIASANVRRPKGMVEDDDRHWQVQANDQLHEAADYLPLIIRYQDGAALRLSDVANVRDAVEDRYNDGFFNNDRAVLLIINRQAGANIIETIEGIRNELPALQAIVPGSVEMAVAMDRSPVIRATLHEAERTLLIAVVLVIILVFLFLGKLRTALIPALAVPVSLVGTFAVMYLFGFSLNVLSLMALILAAGLVVDDAIVVLENIARHIDDGVPPMKAAYIGTREVGFTLLSMNLSLVVVFVSILFMGGLVERLFREFSITLAAAILVSLLVSLTLTPMLCARWLKPHQPEHDGRLHAWSHKAHQWLLRHYDRSLGWALRHHRITLFTLLATVGLNVFLYIQVPKTFLPQQDTGQLTGFIRGDDGLSFQVMQPKMEAYRRAVLSDPAVESVAGFIGGQGGINNAFMIVRLKPLDERKISAQKVIERIRQNQPKVPGGRMFLMADQDLQFGGGRQSSSAYSYNLLAGDLADLRTWVPQVTRALMALPELTSIDANEGEGAQQISLKIDRDAAKRLGIDMSTVTTLLNNAFSQRQISTIYESLNQYQVVMEIDPSYAQHPEVLDQIQVITSDGRRVPLAAFARYERSLEEDRVSHEGQFAAENIDFDLAPGVSLDQATRAIERAVAAIGLPSEVQGRLGGTGDVFKSTQESQPLMILGALLLVYIVLGILYESYIHPLTILSTLPSAGVGALLAIILTREQFSLISLLGLFLLIGVVKKNAILMIDLALQFERSDGLSPAESIRRACLLRFRPILMTTMAAILGALPLLMGGAEGAEMRQPLGLAIIGGLMLSQILTLYTTPVVYLYLDRARHRFNRWRGVRTDAALENPL